In the Micromonospora narathiwatensis genome, one interval contains:
- a CDS encoding HAD family hydrolase, which translates to MIRAVVVDVDDTLCLTESACFDLENEVLRRIGRPPMPRTVHLATWGQPLLDAMPRRSPGVDLARFAAAYRVVLGRYVAAGRLDVIPPENLRALDRLVAAGRTVMLLTSRTESEMAHLLAPDHVLAERVSAVFHAGNTRHRKPDPRAFDELLAATGLAPHQCVYVGDSPGDAVAAGEAGLRFVACLQSGVRRREDFEARHVDLFVDAFPEVVSAVARLEQRP; encoded by the coding sequence ATGATCCGGGCGGTCGTGGTCGACGTCGATGACACGCTGTGCCTCACTGAGTCGGCGTGCTTCGACCTTGAGAACGAGGTGCTGCGACGGATCGGCCGGCCACCGATGCCGCGTACCGTGCACCTGGCCACCTGGGGCCAACCGCTGCTCGACGCGATGCCGCGCCGTTCGCCCGGGGTAGACCTGGCGCGGTTCGCGGCGGCGTACCGGGTTGTCCTGGGCCGCTACGTCGCGGCGGGCCGGCTCGACGTGATCCCGCCAGAGAACCTGCGCGCGCTGGACCGGCTGGTGGCGGCGGGGCGGACCGTGATGCTGCTGACGTCGCGCACCGAGTCGGAGATGGCCCACCTGCTCGCGCCGGATCACGTCCTGGCCGAGCGGGTCAGCGCCGTCTTCCACGCCGGCAACACCCGGCACCGCAAACCCGACCCCCGCGCGTTCGACGAACTGCTCGCCGCCACCGGGCTCGCCCCGCACCAGTGCGTGTACGTGGGCGACTCGCCCGGTGACGCGGTGGCCGCCGGGGAGGCCGGGCTGCGCTTCGTCGCCTGCCTCCAGAGCGGCGTACGACGGCGCGAGGATTTCGAGGCGCGCCACGTCGACCTCTTCGTCGACGCGTTCCCCGAAGTGGTGAGCGCCGTGGCGCGGCTGGAACAGCGCCCCTGA
- a CDS encoding transglycosylase domain-containing protein, with protein sequence MRVFPTDHNDHAGGSTAPTRGRKRRRHRILIFLAVFALLAGSGLLAGGYYFDSVPTPSDLELPESTTVYYADGRTPMATLGEENRTIVPYDQMNDSAKQAIVAAEDRTFWTNKGIDFSGVLRAAWSNVTGGQRQGASTITQQYARVAADLRGVTYSRKLREAVIAWKLGDKYSKEEILGFYLNTVPFGRGAYGIEAAAQTYFGKTVRRDAPPAKQLTPAEAMVLCAMVKQPEADPADPEGSPGYDPRRNAKARQNSIDRWNYIRDGMVKLGYLTPEQAADLAYPDTAKPIDPNAGQTGLDRPTGLVVNHVLAELRRTEGFQGKTDEAIRDGGYKIVTTVDKRVQDAAEAAADIRRDTAPEAVRGQPQNWQAALVAVEPGTGRVLGYYGGGSGTGADYAGWYYDEKGQARGFGQHPPGSSFKVYDLAAAVQNDISVKRHFDSPETKEFPESGRTKDSPAGPIRNAEHASCQPDCALWEATVASLNVTYFELTEKLGVAKVIDMAKRAGVDSMWETVQGNPQPQRVDLRDKPAAESAKRFSTEVGIGQYGITVQDHANGMATFAAGGKRAEAHFVRSVTKDGDEVYAEHLVQTDVGLDEEAINQLDWTLRRVKAAKLDNGWDSAGKTGTWQAGQSTTQNVHTWMVGWTGALAAAVWLGTTDGKPLKTKNGSYEVYGSNAPGPIWRQFMEQATAALKLDPDKYRFGNPAFPADTPPPVTNRPAPTTTSPTPSPRPTPSATPSDSSASPSPSPSDPPTPTPTRSPSLSPPPSASPSRTRGPR encoded by the coding sequence GTGCGGGTGTTTCCTACCGATCACAACGACCATGCCGGCGGTTCCACCGCCCCGACCAGGGGCCGGAAGCGTCGACGCCACCGCATCCTGATCTTCCTGGCGGTCTTCGCGCTGCTGGCCGGCTCCGGCCTGCTCGCCGGCGGTTACTACTTCGACAGCGTGCCCACGCCCTCCGATCTCGAACTTCCCGAGTCGACGACCGTCTACTACGCCGACGGCCGCACCCCGATGGCGACGCTGGGCGAGGAGAACCGCACGATCGTCCCGTACGACCAGATGAACGACTCCGCCAAGCAGGCCATCGTGGCGGCCGAGGACCGCACGTTCTGGACCAACAAGGGCATCGACTTCAGCGGCGTGCTCCGCGCCGCCTGGTCCAACGTCACGGGCGGGCAACGGCAGGGCGCCTCCACCATCACCCAGCAGTACGCGCGGGTCGCCGCCGACCTGCGCGGGGTCACCTACTCGCGCAAGCTGCGCGAGGCGGTCATCGCCTGGAAGCTGGGCGACAAGTACAGCAAGGAGGAGATCCTCGGCTTCTATCTGAACACCGTGCCGTTCGGGCGGGGCGCGTACGGGATCGAGGCGGCGGCGCAGACGTACTTCGGTAAGACGGTGCGCCGGGACGCGCCGCCGGCGAAGCAGCTCACCCCGGCGGAGGCGATGGTGCTCTGCGCGATGGTGAAGCAGCCCGAGGCCGACCCGGCCGACCCGGAGGGCTCGCCCGGCTACGACCCGCGGCGCAACGCCAAGGCCAGACAGAACTCGATCGACCGCTGGAACTACATCCGGGACGGCATGGTGAAGCTGGGCTACCTGACCCCCGAGCAGGCGGCGGACCTGGCGTACCCGGACACGGCCAAGCCGATCGACCCGAACGCCGGCCAGACCGGGTTGGACCGGCCCACCGGCCTGGTGGTCAACCACGTGCTCGCCGAGCTGCGCCGGACCGAAGGGTTTCAGGGCAAGACGGACGAGGCCATCCGCGACGGCGGCTACAAGATCGTCACCACCGTCGACAAGCGGGTCCAGGACGCTGCCGAGGCCGCCGCCGACATCCGCCGCGACACCGCCCCGGAGGCGGTCCGGGGTCAGCCGCAGAACTGGCAGGCCGCACTGGTGGCGGTCGAACCGGGCACCGGCCGGGTGCTCGGCTACTACGGCGGCGGCAGCGGCACCGGCGCCGACTACGCCGGCTGGTACTACGACGAGAAGGGGCAGGCGCGCGGGTTCGGCCAGCACCCACCGGGCTCGTCGTTCAAGGTGTACGACCTGGCCGCCGCGGTCCAGAACGACATCTCCGTGAAGCGGCACTTCGACTCGCCGGAGACCAAGGAGTTCCCCGAGTCGGGGCGGACCAAGGACAGCCCGGCCGGCCCGATCCGCAACGCCGAGCACGCCTCCTGCCAGCCGGACTGCGCGCTCTGGGAGGCGACGGTCGCCTCGCTGAACGTCACCTACTTCGAGCTGACCGAGAAGCTGGGCGTCGCGAAGGTCATCGACATGGCCAAGCGGGCCGGCGTCGACTCGATGTGGGAGACGGTGCAGGGCAACCCGCAGCCGCAGCGGGTGGACCTGCGCGACAAGCCGGCGGCCGAGTCGGCCAAGCGGTTCTCCACCGAGGTCGGCATCGGCCAGTACGGCATCACCGTCCAGGACCACGCGAACGGGATGGCGACCTTCGCGGCCGGTGGCAAGCGCGCCGAGGCGCACTTCGTCCGCTCGGTGACCAAGGACGGCGACGAGGTGTACGCCGAGCACCTGGTGCAGACCGACGTCGGGCTGGACGAGGAGGCGATCAACCAACTCGACTGGACGCTGCGCCGGGTGAAGGCCGCCAAGCTGGACAACGGCTGGGACTCCGCCGGCAAGACCGGCACCTGGCAGGCGGGGCAGAGCACCACGCAGAACGTGCACACCTGGATGGTCGGCTGGACCGGTGCCCTCGCGGCGGCGGTCTGGCTCGGCACCACCGACGGCAAGCCGCTGAAGACGAAGAACGGCAGCTACGAGGTGTACGGGTCCAACGCCCCCGGACCGATCTGGCGACAGTTCATGGAGCAGGCGACCGCGGCCCTGAAACTCGACCCGGACAAGTACCGGTTCGGCAACCCGGCGTTCCCGGCCGACACCCCGCCGCCGGTCACGAACCGGCCGGCACCGACCACCACGTCCCCGACACCCTCCCCCCGGCCGACGCCGAGCGCGACGCCGTCGGACTCCAGCGCCAGCCCCAGTCCCAGTCCCAGCGACCCGCCGACCCCGACGCCGACCCGGTCGCCCTCGCTGAGCCCGCCGCCGAGCGCCTCGCCGTCGCGGACCAGGGGGCCGAGGTGA
- a CDS encoding nucleotidyltransferase, with protein sequence MDHDVRGYLAELVDRARAILGEDLVGAYAAGSVGLGAYQPGRSDVDVALVAARPLGGAAKRALVDRLRHEALPCPARGLELVVYRRDVAASGTPEPGFEVELNTGATMPFRATYDPADRPEADGRFWYALDRSILRQSGLALLGPPAAEVFADPAPDDLLRLLVAALSWWLALPTPDGDGPAPGAEDAVLGACRSLVRFRDGVWLAKVDAGRRIAACGEGAELIGRAIAARRGGPPLGGVEARDFQRRVLDEIAGVH encoded by the coding sequence ATGGACCACGACGTACGCGGGTATCTGGCCGAGCTGGTCGACCGGGCCCGGGCGATCCTCGGCGAGGACCTGGTCGGGGCGTACGCGGCCGGGTCGGTCGGGCTCGGCGCGTACCAGCCGGGACGCAGCGACGTGGACGTGGCGCTGGTGGCGGCCCGGCCGTTGGGCGGGGCGGCGAAGCGGGCGCTGGTGGACCGGCTGCGGCACGAGGCGCTGCCCTGCCCGGCACGTGGCCTGGAACTGGTCGTCTACCGGCGGGACGTGGCCGCCTCCGGCACCCCGGAGCCGGGCTTCGAGGTGGAACTCAACACCGGCGCGACCATGCCGTTCCGCGCCACGTACGACCCGGCCGATCGGCCGGAGGCCGACGGCCGGTTCTGGTACGCCCTCGACCGCAGCATCCTGCGCCAGTCCGGGCTGGCCCTGCTCGGCCCGCCCGCCGCCGAGGTCTTCGCCGACCCGGCCCCGGACGACCTGCTCCGGCTGCTGGTCGCGGCACTGTCCTGGTGGCTGGCGCTGCCGACGCCCGACGGCGACGGCCCGGCGCCCGGCGCCGAGGACGCCGTGCTCGGCGCGTGCCGTTCCCTGGTCCGCTTCCGGGACGGGGTGTGGCTGGCCAAGGTGGATGCCGGACGCCGAATCGCCGCGTGCGGCGAGGGGGCCGAGCTGATCGGGCGGGCGATCGCGGCCCGCCGGGGTGGCCCGCCCCTGGGCGGCGTCGAGGCGCGGGACTTCCAGCGCCGGGTGCTCGACGAGATCGCCGGAGTGCATTGA
- a CDS encoding diacylglycerol/lipid kinase family protein, translating into MSTIDHSAATARPAPPVGTVAVVAHRRKTLGGGLDELRTNLLAAGVERLLWYEVRKSRKAPAKVRRALDAGAGLILVWGGDGTVQRCADTLAGSDVPMGVLPAGTANLFATNLGIPAELPEALRIALHGRRRRLDLGRLNGEHFAVMAGAGFDGDLIREADRRLKGRLGRVAYVWTGLRHVRGELVRTRIRVDGADWFDGEASCVLFGNVGTITGGIPAFDDARPDDGALEIGVSTASGALDWARTLGRMAAGRSADSPFVRVTRGRKVTVRFAAPKTYELDGGARSTTRRLKVRAVPGALTVCCPDPPE; encoded by the coding sequence ATGAGCACGATCGACCATTCCGCCGCCACCGCGAGACCCGCCCCGCCGGTCGGCACCGTGGCGGTCGTCGCCCACCGGCGGAAGACCCTCGGCGGCGGCCTCGACGAACTGCGGACCAACCTGCTCGCCGCCGGGGTCGAACGGCTCCTCTGGTACGAGGTGCGGAAGAGCCGAAAGGCGCCGGCGAAGGTCCGCAGGGCGCTCGACGCGGGCGCCGGCCTGATCCTGGTCTGGGGCGGTGACGGCACGGTGCAGCGCTGCGCGGACACCCTGGCCGGATCGGACGTGCCGATGGGCGTCCTGCCCGCCGGCACCGCCAACCTCTTCGCCACCAACCTCGGCATCCCGGCCGAGCTGCCCGAGGCGCTGCGGATCGCCCTGCACGGCCGGCGGCGCCGCCTGGACCTGGGCCGGCTGAACGGGGAGCACTTCGCCGTGATGGCCGGCGCCGGATTCGACGGGGACCTGATCCGGGAGGCCGACCGCAGGCTCAAGGGCCGGCTGGGCCGGGTCGCGTACGTCTGGACCGGGCTGCGCCACGTCCGCGGCGAACTGGTCCGCACCCGGATCAGGGTGGACGGCGCCGACTGGTTCGACGGCGAGGCGAGCTGCGTGCTGTTCGGCAATGTCGGCACGATCACGGGTGGCATTCCCGCGTTCGACGACGCCCGCCCCGACGACGGGGCCCTGGAGATCGGCGTCTCCACCGCCAGCGGCGCCCTGGACTGGGCGCGCACGCTGGGCCGGATGGCCGCCGGGCGGTCGGCGGACTCACCGTTCGTACGCGTCACCCGTGGGCGCAAGGTCACGGTGCGGTTCGCCGCGCCGAAGACGTACGAGCTGGACGGCGGGGCACGGTCGACGACGAGGCGGCTGAAGGTGCGGGCGGTCCCCGGCGCGCTGACCGTCTGCTGTCCCGACCCGCCGGAGTGA
- a CDS encoding YdeI/OmpD-associated family protein produces the protein MTTGRRHTVAAELPELIVPNAAAWGRWLDEHHADPDGVWLVLAKRGSTGPTTVSYDQALDEALCHGWIDGQVRGRDEGTYRQRFTPRRARSLWSARNVGIVERLLAEGRMHPAGIAEVERARRDGRWDAAYAGQATAEVPADLAAALAAEPRARAMFDILTAQNRYAVLYRLAAAKRADTRRRRLAEFVAMLARGETVHPQRRRLGDPG, from the coding sequence GTGACGACCGGGAGGCGCCACACGGTGGCCGCCGAGCTGCCGGAGCTGATTGTTCCAAACGCCGCCGCCTGGGGGCGGTGGCTCGACGAACACCACGCCGACCCGGACGGCGTGTGGCTGGTGCTGGCGAAGCGCGGCAGCACCGGCCCCACCACCGTCAGCTACGACCAGGCGCTCGACGAGGCCCTCTGCCACGGCTGGATCGACGGCCAGGTGCGCGGCCGCGACGAGGGCACCTACCGCCAGCGGTTCACCCCGCGCCGGGCGCGCAGCCTCTGGTCGGCGCGAAACGTCGGGATCGTCGAGAGGCTGCTCGCCGAGGGTCGGATGCATCCGGCCGGCATCGCCGAGGTGGAACGCGCCAGGCGCGACGGCCGCTGGGACGCCGCGTACGCCGGGCAGGCCACGGCGGAGGTCCCGGCGGACCTCGCCGCCGCACTGGCGGCCGAGCCCCGGGCCCGGGCGATGTTCGACATCCTCACCGCCCAGAACCGGTACGCCGTCCTGTACCGGCTCGCCGCCGCCAAGCGCGCCGACACCCGCCGGCGCCGGCTCGCGGAGTTCGTCGCCATGCTGGCCCGCGGCGAGACCGTCCACCCACAACGCCGGAGGCTCGGCGACCCCGGCTGA
- a CDS encoding glycoside hydrolase family 18 protein — MRRSVLLAALLLTLATATPAAAAPPPRPAPAPLAATPIQVYGAWHCGNDYCTWGTARAVADFDSQNHWLIDRGDGRPAVNLVVLSFVNPLDLLRQTTNTTTLDGVPRGMTPEIVGWFTSRGVRVMLSIGGITYTGAWDTALTENPTLLGQRAAAVATRLGVGIEIDYEQNTNPNLAGLQSFIDAYRAVHPYDVTGARPQARLTIDVAAGDRYLIALNRKATADWLRTDTPVLDYANAMVPARPASASTSQASWQEHVDGKPQYGPPVPPLAPAKFTGGVYLAYGGKPLPECVDYATSVQKAAAPYAQSVAPNGAGTTAGMLGFMFWAAERPATKGVGTVPPNTCERGAGAGATALAVPVPMPALRQS; from the coding sequence ATGCGACGCTCGGTACTCCTGGCCGCGCTCCTGCTCACCCTTGCCACCGCCACCCCGGCGGCTGCCGCGCCACCGCCCCGGCCGGCCCCTGCGCCCCTCGCGGCCACCCCGATCCAGGTCTACGGCGCATGGCACTGCGGCAACGACTACTGCACCTGGGGCACGGCCCGCGCGGTGGCCGACTTCGACAGCCAGAACCACTGGCTGATCGACCGGGGAGACGGCCGCCCCGCCGTCAACCTCGTGGTGCTCAGCTTCGTCAACCCGCTCGACCTGCTGCGCCAGACCACCAACACCACCACCCTCGACGGCGTGCCTCGCGGCATGACCCCCGAGATCGTCGGCTGGTTCACCTCCCGCGGCGTTCGGGTCATGCTCTCCATCGGCGGCATCACCTACACCGGCGCCTGGGACACCGCCCTCACCGAGAACCCCACCCTGCTCGGCCAGCGGGCCGCCGCGGTCGCCACCCGGCTCGGCGTCGGCATCGAGATCGACTACGAGCAGAACACCAACCCGAACCTCGCCGGCCTGCAGTCCTTCATCGACGCCTACCGGGCCGTCCACCCGTACGACGTTACCGGCGCCCGGCCCCAGGCCCGGCTGACCATCGACGTCGCCGCCGGCGACCGCTATCTGATCGCCCTCAACCGCAAGGCCACCGCCGACTGGCTGCGTACCGACACCCCGGTCCTCGACTACGCCAACGCGATGGTGCCCGCCCGGCCCGCCTCCGCCAGCACCTCCCAGGCGAGCTGGCAGGAACACGTCGACGGCAAGCCGCAGTACGGCCCGCCGGTGCCGCCACTCGCCCCGGCCAAGTTCACCGGCGGCGTCTACCTCGCCTACGGCGGCAAGCCGCTGCCGGAGTGCGTCGACTACGCCACCTCGGTGCAGAAAGCCGCCGCCCCGTACGCGCAGAGCGTCGCCCCCAACGGCGCGGGCACCACCGCCGGCATGCTCGGTTTCATGTTCTGGGCGGCCGAGCGCCCCGCCACCAAGGGCGTCGGCACCGTGCCGCCGAACACCTGCGAGCGCGGAGCCGGCGCCGGGGCGACCGCGCTGGCCGTCCCGGTGCCGATGCCGGCCCTGCGGCAGAGCTGA
- a CDS encoding TlpA family protein disulfide reductase, producing the protein MSRGYAARLAAAALALVAALSVAACSDGAPARPEPVPGGAKALPGPVPQGLALRPTPSGVPGAPAVTGPLTDGSRVAFADLWADRPVVLVFFTSWCDQCAQRQDALSELARTYRDKVVFVGVAGEDKADDLHRYLREHRVEYPVVVDDDGAIWRSYAVREPPAVVMVAKGGALLRGWPGGVDAPTLDGKLRELVLAS; encoded by the coding sequence ATGAGCCGCGGGTACGCCGCCCGCCTGGCCGCCGCCGCGCTGGCCCTGGTCGCGGCGCTGTCCGTGGCGGCCTGTTCCGACGGCGCCCCGGCGCGGCCGGAGCCGGTACCGGGTGGCGCCAAGGCACTGCCCGGTCCGGTGCCGCAGGGTCTCGCCCTGCGACCGACCCCGTCCGGCGTGCCGGGCGCGCCGGCCGTGACCGGCCCGCTGACCGACGGCAGCCGGGTCGCCTTCGCCGACCTGTGGGCCGATCGACCGGTCGTGCTCGTCTTCTTCACTTCCTGGTGCGACCAGTGCGCGCAGCGGCAGGACGCCCTGAGCGAGTTGGCCCGCACCTACCGGGACAAGGTCGTCTTCGTCGGGGTGGCCGGCGAGGACAAGGCGGACGACCTGCACCGGTACCTGCGCGAGCATCGGGTGGAGTACCCGGTCGTGGTCGACGACGACGGCGCCATCTGGCGGTCGTACGCGGTCCGCGAACCCCCGGCCGTGGTGATGGTCGCCAAGGGCGGCGCGCTGCTGCGGGGCTGGCCGGGCGGGGTCGACGCGCCGACCCTCGACGGCAAGCTGCGGGAGCTGGTGCTGGCCTCCTGA